A single Caretta caretta isolate rCarCar2 chromosome 2, rCarCar1.hap1, whole genome shotgun sequence DNA region contains:
- the LOC125632991 gene encoding uncharacterized protein LOC125632991, which produces MDSSAALASAPPSSAPSGSRSPMFSSGADREEWGPRFNCAPSTSAAASQGLATSGRKRKANFSNDETETLVWNVVRHFSALYGSESLRAHPVRRKQLWTQIQSRVNFLGYTERSIDDLKHKWRDLRLDVKKKITSKKHPPMNRAGGPLHKPRLTPLEKMVASTFLQASHDSEPEIIFDPDLFFPGASKQSIMAFQPAVSHPSIYIDTNGQPSSLPDVEGSAVPRLAVQSPDPSVICEYSRGEGQSSSAESGPELRTPEMSAMSPPLRNESLVSYASMSEEEEREGQEVDGCPGAAMGLQPVPESQLSAEESAKASRQAMLIRRCNSQGSMSSLPEDTLNHVDAHADWAHEGVSDLPSLGRVLDASQPEEEEGSRGPEAGSLPRVLMGPTWEKQQQQEEEQQQARSPLHGALTEESLPSSASPQEDQPPAPVPPSRGLGCSWLREGRRESWRTNIHRLLDLEEQWDQLYHQELAMWQEERATQREERARDRELQFRLLGVLTDIRDELRYLRQERASACQSQAPPAEAEAGGLLDQPPKAEVSFPGPTLGSAGWGESAMASRNPYGSRGRGRRRGRPRGSASKHRRLFLTNS; this is translated from the exons ATGGATTCCTCAGCTGCTCTGGCTTCTGCTCCTCCTTCTTCGGCTCCCTCTGGGTCCCGGAGCCCAATGTTTTCCTCAGGAGCCGACCGAGAGGAGTGGGGACCTAGGTTCAACTGTGCCCCTTCCACTTCTGCTGCAGCCTCCCAGGGGTTGGCCACATCTGGCCGGAAGAGGAAAGCCAATTTCTCCAACGACGAGACTGAGACTCTGGTCTGGAACGTGGTTCGGCACTTCAGCGCCCTCTACGGCTCCGAATCCCTCCGAGCTCACCCTGTGCGGCGGAAGCAGCTGTGGACCCAGATCCAGAGCCGGGTCAACTTCCTGGGCTACACGGAGCGCTCCATTGATGATCTCAAGCACAAGTGGCGAGACCTTCGGCTGGACGTCAAGAAGAAGATCACCTCAAAGAAGCATCCCCCTATGAACAGGGCAGGAGGGCCTCTCCACAAACCCCGCCTCACTCCCCTGGAGAAGATGGTGGCCTCTACCTTCTTACAGGCCAGCCATGATTCAGAGCCCGAGATCATCTTTGACCCCG ACTTGTTCTTCCCAGGTGCGTCCAAACAATCGATCATGGCCTTCCAGCCTGCAGTCAGCCACCCCAGCATCTACATAGACACCAACGGGCAGCCCTCTTCTTTGCCTGACGTGGAAGGTTCCGCCGTGCCTCGGCTCGCAGTCCAGAGTCCAGACCCTTCTGTGATCTGTGAATACAGCCGAGGCGAGGGGCAGAGCAGTTCAG CCGAATCGGGGCCGGAGCTGCGAACTCCAGAGATGTCGGCCATGTCCCCGCCTCTGAGAAACGAGTCCCTTGTCTCCTACGCCTCCATGTCGGAGGAAGAAGAGCGGGAAGGCCAGGAGGTGGACGGGTGCCCCGGCGCAGCGATGGGCCTTCAGCCTGTCCCAGAGTCCCAGCTGTCGGCCGAGGAAAGCGCGAAGGCATCCCGGCAGGCCATGCTCATCCGCCGGTGCAATTCCCAGGGCTCCATGAGCTCCCTCCCCGAGGATACGCTCAACCACGTGGACGCTCACGCAGACTGGGCCCACGAAGGGGTCTCCGACCTCCCCTCCTTGGGCAGGGTGCTGGACGCCTCCCagccagaagaggaggagggcagCCGGGGCCCCGAGGCGGGCTCCTTGCCCAGGGTACTGATGGGGCCCACgtgggagaagcagcagcagcaggaggaggagcagcagcaggcgcGCTCCCCGCTGCATGGCGCGCTCACCGAGGAGTCCCTGCCCTCCTCCGCCTCGCCTCAGGAGgaccagccccctgccccggtGCCGCCCTCGCGGGGCCTGGGCTGCTCTTGGCTgcgggagggcaggagggagagctgGAGGACTAACATCCACCGCCTGCTGGACCTGGAGGAGCAGTGGGACCAGCTGTACCACCAGGAGCTGGCCATGTGGCAGGAGGAGCGGGCCACGCAGCGGGAGGAGCGGGCGCGGGACAGGGAGCTGCAGTTCCGCTTGCTGGGCGTCCTGACGGACATCCGGGACGAGCTGCGGTACCTGCGGCAGGAGCGGGCCAGCGCCTGCCAGAGCCAGGCCCCGCCCGCCGAGGCCGAGGCCGGCGGGCTCCTAGACCAGCCGCCCAAAGCGGAAGTCAGCTTCCCCGGGCCGACCCTGGGCAGCGCCGGCTGGGGAGAGAGCGCCATGGCCAGCAGGAACCCCTATGgcagccgggggcggggccggcgccGGGGCCGGCCGCGTGGCTCCGCCTCCAAACACAGACGCCTCTTCCTGACCAATAGCTAG